A genome region from Halocatena salina includes the following:
- a CDS encoding carbohydrate ABC transporter permease, whose translation MSTESSILGNVSLSSDRLRTIALYVGLYGTAGLFLIPYWYMFATSLMTRELVYSEVPHLIPWDLTLYWYDYLLTSSLVVQWTGNTIILAGITTLVVILVDAMIAYSLTRLDWPGRRVIFGVIVASFMVPGIINLVPVYIIVSELGLVNSIWGVVLPSAANPLGVFMLVQFFKDLPEELEEAARLDGFSRLRIFTHIVLPLMRSALAALGLFIFIWTWNSFVWPLLILQSESMYTLPIGLVTLQENMGVTEPGVIMTSAVIASVPLLIVFLVMQKQLVRAVEMQGTTK comes from the coding sequence ATGAGCACCGAATCATCCATTCTCGGGAACGTCTCCCTGTCGAGCGATCGACTTCGAACCATCGCCTTGTACGTCGGGCTTTACGGAACGGCGGGTCTGTTCCTCATTCCATACTGGTACATGTTTGCGACGTCGCTCATGACGCGCGAACTGGTTTATTCGGAGGTCCCGCATCTGATCCCATGGGATCTAACGCTGTACTGGTATGACTACCTCCTAACGAGTTCGTTGGTCGTCCAGTGGACCGGTAACACGATCATTCTCGCCGGGATCACGACTCTCGTCGTAATCTTGGTCGATGCGATGATCGCGTATTCGCTGACTCGGCTTGATTGGCCCGGTAGGCGCGTGATCTTCGGGGTCATCGTGGCGAGTTTCATGGTGCCCGGGATCATCAACCTCGTTCCCGTGTACATCATCGTGAGTGAACTCGGTCTCGTCAACTCCATTTGGGGTGTCGTCCTCCCGAGTGCTGCCAACCCGCTCGGCGTATTCATGCTGGTCCAGTTCTTCAAGGATCTTCCTGAGGAGTTAGAAGAAGCCGCTCGCCTCGATGGGTTCTCACGCCTGCGGATCTTCACTCACATCGTACTGCCGCTGATGCGGTCGGCACTCGCAGCGCTCGGGCTGTTCATTTTCATCTGGACGTGGAACTCGTTCGTCTGGCCGCTGTTGATTCTTCAGAGTGAGTCGATGTACACGCTGCCGATCGGGCTGGTGACGTTACAAGAGAACATGGGCGTCACCGAACCGGGTGTGATCATGACTTCCGCGGTCATCGCCTCGGTTCCGCTGCTGATCGTGTTCCTCGTCATGCAAAAACAGCTCGTTCGAGCCGTCGAAATGCAGGGGACGACGAAATGA
- a CDS encoding family 43 glycosylhydrolase, producing the protein MTERSGCDTVSRRTVLQTIGGGALGAAGIRTSGLASGDPSPDHYHNPTGPFGFGDATVVRTADGTYYVYGTETSEDVIPIARSSDLVNWTYIGAALPSQPDWRNDDAGVWAPDISYYDGEYRIYYSYSEWGSTNNPGIGLATSDTPDGPFTDQGPVFRENDLGPTNCIDADFNVVDGTPYLIWGSWYGIYGVELTADGRGYVPGTTFQLAGDLREGGMILEENGYYYLFYSTGRCCQGYDSTYEVEVGRSESFFGPYYNQDGTDLRELNEHHSGVAVLTGTDQFIGPGHNTAIQDDNGDWWMVYHVEATEAREGRTLMVDRILWDDGWPVVACNGVPSTQSPMPHSGTYHCG; encoded by the coding sequence ATGACGGAACGGAGTGGATGTGATACGGTAAGTAGACGGACCGTTTTGCAAACGATCGGTGGGGGTGCGCTCGGTGCTGCCGGGATACGTACGAGCGGGCTGGCGTCTGGGGATCCGAGTCCGGACCATTATCACAATCCGACGGGACCGTTCGGATTTGGTGATGCGACCGTCGTGCGAACTGCTGATGGGACCTACTACGTGTACGGCACGGAAACGTCGGAAGACGTGATTCCCATCGCCAGATCGTCGGACTTGGTGAACTGGACGTACATCGGTGCAGCGCTGCCAAGTCAGCCGGACTGGCGAAACGACGATGCAGGGGTGTGGGCACCGGATATCTCCTATTACGACGGCGAGTACCGTATTTACTACTCCTACTCGGAATGGGGAAGCACCAATAACCCCGGGATCGGACTCGCAACGTCGGACACTCCGGACGGCCCGTTCACAGATCAGGGACCGGTGTTTCGAGAGAACGATCTCGGCCCAACCAACTGCATTGATGCGGATTTCAACGTTGTCGACGGGACGCCCTATCTAATATGGGGTAGCTGGTACGGTATTTACGGCGTCGAATTGACTGCGGATGGACGGGGGTACGTGCCGGGAACGACGTTCCAGTTAGCAGGGGATCTGCGCGAAGGTGGCATGATCCTCGAAGAAAACGGATATTATTACCTTTTTTACTCGACCGGACGTTGTTGTCAGGGATACGACAGCACGTACGAAGTGGAGGTCGGACGGTCCGAATCGTTTTTCGGCCCGTATTACAACCAGGACGGAACGGATCTCCGCGAGTTGAACGAGCATCACAGCGGCGTTGCAGTTTTGACGGGGACCGATCAGTTCATCGGACCGGGTCATAACACGGCGATTCAGGACGATAACGGTGACTGGTGGATGGTGTATCACGTCGAGGCGACCGAGGCTCGGGAGGGTCGCACGTTGATGGTCGATCGGATTCTGTGGGACGACGGTTGGCCAGTCGTTGCCTGCAACGGCGTCCCAAGTACCCAAAGTCCGATGCCTCACAGCGGTACGTACCACTGTGGGTAG
- a CDS encoding ABC transporter ATP-binding protein has translation MSKTNTTASVTFENVRKVYSDDFVAIDGFDATIEDGEFITVVGPSGSGKSTLLRMVAGLEEITGGDVRIGSESIKGVEPQDRGIAMVFQNYALYPHMTVRKNMSYGLRLTTALSEEEIDQRVRETAEMMGIEDQLDDKPANLSGGQQQRVATGRAIVRDPKIFLMDEPLSNLDAKLKVHMRTELQRLQEDLGTTTIYVTHDQHEALTMSDRIIVLNEGELQQFAPPEEVYNTPANRFVADFIGSPAMNFFDVELHGTTLVSDGFEYEIPSSIVDTITTVDTTSDLELGIRPEDITYDASGDNTITAVVEVVEVAGSDNFIHLDIEGSECRVRVSGGLKPTVGEEVQIAFDPADIHLFNAAGENLLAGLSDTAVPEVPTESEEAA, from the coding sequence ATGAGTAAAACAAACACGACAGCATCAGTGACGTTCGAGAACGTGCGGAAAGTGTACTCCGACGACTTCGTCGCGATCGATGGCTTCGATGCCACCATCGAAGACGGCGAGTTCATCACCGTCGTCGGTCCCTCTGGGTCCGGCAAATCGACGCTACTGCGCATGGTCGCCGGTCTCGAAGAGATCACCGGCGGCGACGTTCGGATCGGTTCGGAGAGCATCAAGGGCGTCGAACCCCAAGACCGTGGGATCGCGATGGTGTTCCAGAATTACGCGCTGTATCCCCACATGACCGTCCGAAAGAACATGTCCTATGGATTGCGGCTGACGACGGCGCTTTCCGAGGAGGAGATCGACCAACGGGTCCGCGAGACGGCGGAGATGATGGGCATCGAAGACCAGTTGGACGACAAACCGGCAAACCTCTCGGGGGGACAGCAACAGCGCGTTGCGACCGGTCGCGCGATCGTTCGCGATCCGAAGATCTTCCTGATGGACGAGCCGTTGTCGAATCTCGATGCCAAGCTCAAGGTTCACATGCGGACGGAACTCCAGCGGCTCCAAGAGGATCTCGGAACGACGACGATCTACGTCACTCACGACCAACACGAAGCGCTGACAATGAGCGACCGCATCATCGTTCTCAACGAAGGTGAACTCCAGCAGTTCGCCCCGCCGGAAGAGGTGTACAACACACCGGCAAACCGGTTCGTTGCGGACTTCATCGGCAGCCCGGCGATGAACTTCTTCGATGTCGAACTGCACGGAACGACGCTCGTCAGCGACGGGTTCGAGTACGAGATTCCGTCTTCGATCGTCGATACGATCACCACTGTGGACACCACCTCCGATCTCGAACTCGGGATTCGTCCCGAGGACATCACGTACGACGCGAGCGGTGACAACACGATCACCGCCGTCGTCGAGGTCGTCGAGGTAGCGGGCAGCGACAACTTCATTCATCTGGATATCGAGGGATCGGAGTGTCGCGTTCGGGTGTCTGGCGGCTTGAAACCGACTGTCGGTGAAGAGGTGCAGATCGCGTTCGATCCTGCCGACATCCACCTCTTCAACGCAGCCGGCGAGAATCTGCTCGCCGGACTGAGCGACACGGCTGTGCCCGAAGTCCCGACCGAGTCTGAGGAAGCTGCCTGA
- a CDS encoding extracellular solute-binding protein, giving the protein MRAGGKRESSRSSYTSRRGVLRAAGAVGLAGLAGCTGFVGGSSDGIEYWTLFSGGDGEVMKSMVNEINDDYDFQINRQRVPWDEHYRRLYTSMVGGNPPDIAVMHSRMMNEYQDNLVSVTDEIGTEPYLTDVAQGGMVDGEQLAVPIDTHPLGLYYNKEIFEEAGLDPEKPPNTPDRFHEAAAAIIENTDYYAFDFPEGEYHAETMWMLLHGRGGKVLTDDYEPAFDTPDGRAVVQEMHDWVHEREWAPVDPTAGWEAWNRGELGMKIEGTWHVTIVREAGFEFGMTKPFVMPGADNPVTIGDSHTLIIPQSEERDRKRLENAIETIRLLSQQFNDRWGRNAGHLPASKAALKSDSLRTSNTWEQTLGVFHDMVNNDQFIRPPATPNVEEYTEAIYQPLDDMRAGNISPDEMIKTAVNGVEQAFNRR; this is encoded by the coding sequence ATGAGAGCAGGTGGCAAAAGAGAGAGTTCCCGTTCGAGTTATACGAGTCGTCGGGGAGTACTTCGGGCAGCGGGTGCTGTCGGGCTTGCCGGACTCGCTGGCTGTACTGGGTTCGTTGGCGGCTCCTCGGACGGTATCGAGTATTGGACGTTGTTCAGCGGGGGTGACGGCGAAGTCATGAAGTCGATGGTCAATGAGATCAACGACGACTATGACTTTCAGATCAATCGACAGCGGGTTCCGTGGGACGAACACTACCGTCGTCTTTACACATCGATGGTCGGTGGAAACCCGCCGGACATCGCCGTGATGCACTCGCGGATGATGAACGAATACCAAGACAATCTCGTTTCGGTCACTGACGAGATCGGCACGGAGCCGTACCTCACGGACGTTGCTCAGGGTGGAATGGTCGACGGTGAACAACTCGCCGTTCCGATCGATACCCATCCGTTGGGTCTCTATTACAACAAGGAGATTTTCGAAGAAGCCGGATTAGATCCCGAGAAGCCGCCGAACACGCCGGATCGGTTCCACGAAGCCGCTGCTGCGATTATCGAAAACACCGACTACTACGCGTTCGATTTCCCCGAAGGGGAGTATCACGCAGAAACGATGTGGATGTTGCTTCACGGTCGGGGTGGCAAGGTTCTGACCGACGACTACGAACCCGCATTCGATACGCCGGACGGACGAGCGGTCGTTCAGGAGATGCACGACTGGGTCCACGAACGCGAGTGGGCACCCGTCGATCCGACAGCGGGGTGGGAAGCGTGGAACCGGGGGGAACTCGGGATGAAGATCGAAGGAACGTGGCACGTGACCATCGTCCGAGAGGCAGGGTTCGAGTTCGGTATGACGAAACCGTTCGTCATGCCGGGCGCAGACAATCCCGTCACGATCGGTGACAGCCATACACTGATCATTCCCCAGAGCGAAGAGCGCGACCGGAAGCGCCTCGAAAACGCGATCGAGACCATTCGCTTGCTTTCCCAACAGTTCAACGACAGGTGGGGACGGAACGCCGGTCACCTTCCTGCCAGCAAGGCGGCGCTCAAAAGCGATTCACTCCGGACATCGAACACGTGGGAACAGACGCTCGGGGTGTTTCATGATATGGTGAACAACGACCAGTTCATCCGGCCGCCAGCGACGCCAAACGTCGAAGAGTACACCGAAGCGATCTATCAGCCCCTCGATGACATGCGCGCCGGGAACATATCACCCGATGAGATGATCAAAACCGCTGTGAACGGCGTCGAACAAGCGTTCAACAGAAGATAA
- a CDS encoding sporulation protein yields the protein MKKVLASIGIGNATVDTVLPKNTVRPGETVDADVHITGGNVEQDVGTIRFELETRYRTDEGYQTGDIDRFTLAESLTIHPEQEEVRSTEIEIPYSTPVTVGGVDVWIETELDIDFAVDPEDRDYLDVRPTPRLQTVFDVLGDLGFSLQTAECEADPYGHYTDRRFIQEFEFRTTGRFRDSLDEIEIVAHPGPHELELFLEVDRRGGLLSEVTDLDERHDRMTVRSTDAETIHNDIVALIEKHV from the coding sequence ATGAAAAAGGTCCTCGCCAGTATCGGTATCGGCAACGCCACGGTAGACACAGTTCTCCCAAAAAACACCGTTCGACCGGGTGAAACGGTAGATGCGGACGTGCACATCACCGGGGGAAACGTTGAACAGGATGTCGGGACGATCCGTTTCGAACTCGAAACTCGGTATCGAACCGACGAGGGGTACCAGACGGGAGACATCGATCGGTTCACGCTCGCAGAGAGTCTCACCATCCACCCAGAACAAGAGGAAGTCCGGTCGACCGAGATCGAGATTCCGTACTCGACGCCGGTCACAGTCGGGGGTGTCGACGTCTGGATCGAAACGGAACTCGACATCGATTTCGCGGTCGATCCCGAAGACAGAGACTACCTCGATGTCCGACCTACCCCCCGACTTCAAACTGTCTTCGATGTGCTTGGAGATCTCGGGTTTTCGCTCCAGACAGCAGAATGTGAAGCTGATCCGTACGGACACTACACTGATCGTCGGTTCATTCAGGAGTTCGAGTTTCGGACTACCGGTCGGTTCCGCGACAGCCTCGACGAGATCGAGATCGTTGCTCACCCCGGGCCCCACGAACTCGAACTGTTCCTCGAAGTCGATCGCCGGGGAGGTCTCTTGAGCGAAGTAACCGACCTTGATGAGCGGCATGATCGAATGACGGTTCGTTCGACCGATGCTGAGACGATTCATAACGATATTGTTGCACTCATTGAGAAACACGTCTGA
- a CDS encoding carbohydrate ABC transporter permease, with product MAQSTQQTDADGSGLDRSKSMTREWIAGATFSLPYILIAGTFLFGPLVLALYMSLHDWNALAPAQSQFIGFENYQILLSDPDFWNALWNTFYFVFLTVPPIIIGSLLLALGVNRDVKGKWLLRTIFFSPYVLTVAVVGLLWTELFNASGLIPYHLGGGNWLTSPELAMPGIAVATIWWQLAFNFIILLAARQNVPDRLYEAAKLDGASTGQMMRHITIPQMRNPLVFVVIVTFVNSFQVFGQPFIMTDGGPTFSTTTIVLYLYETAFTGREFGYAAAVGYVLFMILIAISATNYYFLAGDDQ from the coding sequence ATGGCACAATCAACCCAACAGACTGACGCAGACGGATCGGGACTCGACCGCTCGAAGTCGATGACACGCGAGTGGATTGCGGGAGCCACGTTTTCGCTTCCGTACATCCTGATCGCTGGGACGTTCCTCTTTGGCCCACTGGTACTCGCGCTGTACATGAGTCTCCACGACTGGAACGCGCTTGCCCCGGCCCAATCGCAGTTCATCGGCTTCGAGAACTACCAGATCCTGCTGTCGGACCCTGACTTTTGGAACGCGCTGTGGAACACCTTCTATTTCGTCTTTCTGACGGTGCCGCCGATTATCATCGGTTCGTTGTTGCTCGCACTCGGCGTCAACCGTGATGTGAAAGGCAAGTGGCTGTTGCGAACGATCTTTTTCAGTCCATACGTGTTGACCGTCGCGGTCGTCGGGCTTCTCTGGACGGAACTGTTCAACGCTTCGGGGCTGATTCCCTACCACCTCGGTGGTGGGAACTGGCTGACATCCCCCGAGCTTGCGATGCCGGGGATCGCCGTTGCGACGATCTGGTGGCAGTTGGCGTTTAACTTCATCATCCTCCTGGCCGCGCGCCAGAACGTTCCTGACCGACTGTACGAGGCGGCGAAACTGGATGGAGCGAGCACAGGACAGATGATGCGTCACATCACGATCCCACAGATGCGGAACCCGCTCGTCTTCGTCGTCATCGTCACCTTTGTCAATTCCTTTCAGGTGTTCGGGCAGCCGTTCATCATGACCGACGGCGGACCGACGTTCTCCACGACGACGATCGTCCTTTATCTCTATGAGACGGCCTTTACCGGCCGGGAGTTCGGCTATGCCGCTGCGGTCGGCTACGTCCTGTTTATGATCCTGATTGCCATCTCAGCAACCAACTACTACTTCCTCGCAGGTGATGATCAATGA
- a CDS encoding DUF624 domain-containing protein, with protein MTETNLDPMYASIEQTGRFVWKHLVSVVSISVVWFLASLPIVTVGPATVGAYRAVLSLRDDGHAGIDRSGVWATVRKQAVHATLLGFIPLILFVIAGNYVLAYLVSGTVVAGLLGLCCAYAGLYASLVSIPTLLGLAAGNSVSTALTEGVLWTARHAIGAVALGIVTGVLLVLTSLLTVAVALVFAGVAFALHIEFISVVSETDAPVPTAVIER; from the coding sequence ATGACGGAGACGAACCTCGATCCGATGTACGCCTCCATCGAGCAGACCGGACGGTTCGTCTGGAAACACCTCGTGTCGGTCGTCTCGATCAGTGTCGTCTGGTTTCTCGCGTCGCTGCCGATCGTAACGGTCGGTCCTGCGACTGTCGGGGCGTATCGAGCCGTGTTGTCGCTCCGGGACGACGGCCACGCGGGAATCGATCGGAGTGGGGTCTGGGCGACCGTTCGCAAACAGGCCGTTCACGCGACGTTGCTCGGATTCATCCCGTTGATACTGTTCGTGATCGCAGGGAACTACGTGCTCGCGTATCTCGTGAGCGGGACGGTCGTCGCCGGCCTGCTCGGACTCTGCTGTGCGTACGCCGGCCTGTACGCTTCGCTCGTCTCGATCCCGACGCTCCTCGGTCTCGCAGCGGGGAACTCCGTCTCCACTGCGCTCACAGAAGGTGTTCTCTGGACCGCTCGTCACGCTATCGGCGCGGTTGCTCTCGGCATCGTGACGGGCGTGTTGCTCGTTCTCACGTCATTGCTGACCGTCGCGGTGGCGTTGGTGTTCGCTGGCGTCGCGTTCGCGCTTCACATCGAGTTCATCTCGGTCGTCTCCGAGACCGATGCGCCGGTACCGACGGCGGTGATCGAGCGATGA
- a CDS encoding family 43 glycosylhydrolase, with the protein MVVNRRNVLKAIGVGTLGIGSAISTSSSITATTDDSMHYHNELYGPHFPDPTIHRDNSGTWWAYGTNMDRNDGETDSQERLVPILKSDNLHEWSYVTEAFESRPGWTYGSIWAPDVHYYNDKWVLFYSLEPRPWDSGEFGIGLATSDTPDGPFTDHGQIIGDNDHAGGGTIDGYFVEQEGTPYLFWGSFQGIYVMELTSDLRDWQSATLQQVAGDAYEGTTVFKRGGYWYMFVSTGTCCDGYSSTYEIEVGRSTNLFGPYTDPSGTVLTDYNSHNAGIAQLTGNDRFPAPAHGDITTDDNGTDWFVYHAYDRDDQEFVDGVPARQLFVDRVEWTDGWPIIGGDKTPSLQSVQPNTADSGIIADGIYEIKNVNSGKLLEVANAGTADGDNVRQWSQNGCSCQRWWIEYVGGDEYRIINQNSNRALDVPDGSTTDGESLQQFAWWAGGSQKWEIVDNGDGTYRIRNVNSGDIVDVNESSTADGADVIQWPWTGNTNQRWTLDFIETVQPTDDGRSW; encoded by the coding sequence ATGGTAGTAAACAGACGGAACGTACTGAAAGCCATCGGTGTTGGGACGCTTGGCATCGGTAGCGCTATCAGTACGAGTAGCTCAATTACTGCGACCACCGACGATTCGATGCACTATCACAACGAACTGTACGGACCCCACTTCCCGGATCCCACAATCCACCGGGATAACAGTGGCACGTGGTGGGCGTACGGAACGAATATGGACCGAAACGATGGGGAAACTGACTCCCAAGAACGTCTGGTACCGATACTCAAGTCAGATAATCTACACGAGTGGAGTTACGTCACCGAAGCGTTCGAGTCGCGGCCAGGGTGGACGTACGGGTCTATCTGGGCCCCAGACGTTCACTACTACAACGACAAGTGGGTGTTGTTCTATTCGCTCGAACCCCGTCCGTGGGACAGCGGTGAATTTGGCATCGGTCTCGCTACTTCCGACACGCCTGATGGCCCGTTCACGGACCACGGGCAGATCATCGGCGACAACGACCACGCAGGAGGCGGTACCATCGACGGATATTTCGTCGAGCAGGAAGGAACGCCGTATCTGTTCTGGGGGAGCTTCCAAGGGATCTACGTGATGGAACTCACGTCCGATCTCCGGGATTGGCAGTCGGCGACGCTTCAGCAGGTTGCAGGTGACGCCTACGAAGGGACGACCGTCTTCAAGCGCGGTGGTTATTGGTACATGTTCGTCTCCACGGGAACTTGCTGTGATGGCTACAGCAGCACCTACGAGATCGAGGTCGGTCGATCGACGAACCTCTTTGGTCCGTACACGGATCCGTCCGGGACAGTTCTCACGGACTACAACAGCCACAACGCCGGTATCGCTCAACTCACTGGCAACGACCGATTCCCAGCACCGGCCCACGGCGACATCACGACCGACGACAACGGCACGGATTGGTTCGTCTACCACGCCTACGACCGGGACGACCAGGAGTTCGTCGATGGGGTTCCGGCCCGACAACTGTTCGTCGACCGGGTCGAGTGGACCGACGGCTGGCCGATTATCGGCGGCGATAAGACCCCAAGTCTTCAGTCCGTCCAACCGAACACCGCTGACTCGGGAATCATCGCTGATGGCATATACGAGATAAAGAACGTCAACAGCGGCAAACTCCTGGAGGTGGCAAACGCCGGAACCGCGGACGGCGACAACGTCAGACAGTGGTCACAAAACGGGTGTTCCTGCCAGCGGTGGTGGATCGAGTACGTCGGTGGCGATGAGTATCGCATTATTAACCAGAACAGCAACCGAGCACTCGACGTTCCCGATGGATCGACGACGGACGGCGAGAGCCTCCAGCAGTTCGCTTGGTGGGCCGGTGGCTCACAGAAGTGGGAGATCGTCGATAACGGTGATGGGACTTACCGTATCAGGAACGTCAACAGTGGCGATATCGTCGATGTGAACGAGAGTTCAACGGCAGACGGGGCCGACGTCATCCAGTGGCCATGGACGGGCAATACGAACCAACGGTGGACGCTCGATTTCATCGAGACGGTTCAACCCACCGACGACGGACGTTCCTGGTGA
- the melA gene encoding alpha-galactosidase, translating to MVKIAFIGAGSHTFTLTLVRDILSFPELRDSTLCLMDIDAERLDRIDTATRLLVDDHDLPTTVDATTDRRAALTGADYVITTIHVGGVEPVENEIEIPQRYGINQSVGDTLGPGGVFRAMRTIPTMLDIARDMEALCPDALLLQHTNPMAMVCWAIEAETEIDTCGICHSIVGTAHDIADYVDVEFEELDYWVAGINHMAWFLQLEHDGDDLYPDLKAAREDPEIYAQDVVRFETMDHFGHFITESSHHLSEYLPYFRHDQTEIDRLVDASAYGTDRDEFEYSPVCWLPTGEYFDQWRTIDHAAQFDPESMDTSLSRSEEYAARIVHSLETGVNRRMNLNVSNDGRLITNLPDDAEVEVPCHIDGTGIHPCSVGTLPPQLAALNRTNVNVQSLAVKAARERDETSLRRAIKLDPLTAAVCTLAEIDDMVDDLLEANAAYLPALT from the coding sequence ATGGTGAAAATAGCGTTTATCGGTGCTGGAAGCCACACGTTCACACTGACGTTGGTCCGTGACATCCTTTCGTTTCCGGAACTTCGAGATTCGACGCTGTGTTTGATGGATATCGATGCGGAACGCCTCGATCGGATCGACACCGCCACGCGCCTTCTAGTGGACGACCACGACCTCCCGACGACGGTCGATGCCACGACAGATCGTCGAGCAGCGCTTACGGGTGCGGACTACGTGATCACGACGATTCACGTCGGTGGCGTGGAACCGGTCGAAAACGAGATCGAGATTCCTCAACGTTATGGCATCAATCAGTCCGTTGGAGATACGCTCGGGCCGGGAGGTGTCTTCCGGGCCATGCGGACGATACCGACGATGCTCGACATCGCCCGTGACATGGAAGCGCTCTGCCCGGATGCTCTGCTTTTACAGCACACGAATCCGATGGCGATGGTTTGTTGGGCGATCGAGGCCGAAACTGAGATCGACACCTGCGGAATCTGTCACAGCATCGTTGGGACGGCTCACGACATCGCGGACTACGTCGATGTCGAGTTCGAGGAACTCGATTACTGGGTAGCCGGGATCAACCACATGGCGTGGTTCCTTCAGCTGGAACACGACGGAGATGACCTGTACCCCGATCTCAAGGCGGCGCGAGAAGATCCGGAGATCTACGCCCAAGACGTCGTTCGCTTCGAGACGATGGATCACTTCGGCCATTTCATCACGGAGTCGAGCCATCATCTCAGCGAATATCTTCCCTACTTTCGCCACGATCAGACGGAGATCGACCGACTCGTCGACGCCAGTGCGTACGGGACCGACCGGGACGAGTTCGAGTATTCACCTGTCTGCTGGCTGCCGACGGGTGAATACTTCGATCAGTGGCGGACCATCGATCACGCGGCCCAGTTCGATCCGGAATCGATGGACACCTCACTATCACGGTCTGAGGAGTACGCCGCACGAATCGTCCATTCGCTCGAAACCGGTGTGAATCGACGAATGAACCTCAACGTCTCGAACGATGGCCGTCTCATCACGAACCTTCCAGACGACGCCGAAGTCGAAGTTCCGTGTCACATCGATGGAACGGGCATCCATCCCTGTTCTGTCGGTACCCTCCCGCCACAGCTGGCCGCACTCAACCGCACGAACGTCAACGTTCAGTCGCTCGCTGTCAAGGCCGCCAGAGAACGGGACGAAACCTCGCTTCGACGGGCGATCAAACTCGACCCGCTGACTGCTGCCGTCTGTACGCTTGCAGAGATCGACGACATGGTCGATGATCTCCTCGAAGCGAATGCGGCGTACCTCCCAGCGCTGACGTGA